ctttctctcaaaaTGACAGTCCACTGTAAACGAAACCTAGGGAATCATAACAACcgccactccccattgtgagcTTACTGGTGTGCcggtagttgggatgactgagtgaatcctttcccacattctcagcaggtgaacggcttctccctggtgtgaactcgctgatgactctgtaggtgggatggctgagtgaatcccttcccacagattgagcaggtgaatggcttctccccagtgtgaactcgctggtgtctctgtagggcggAAGAGTcactgaatctcttctcacagactgagcaggtgaatggcttctccccagtgtgaactcgctggtgtttcagtagtttagatgacaaagtgaatcccttcccacagtctgagcaggtgaacggccgctgcccagtgtgaactcgctggtgtgccattaggctAGCTGAaacagtgaatcccttcccacagtctgagcaggtgaatggcttctccccagtgtgaactcgctgatgacactGCAGGTTGGataacagagtgaatcctttcgcacagactgagcaggtgaatggcttctccctagtgtgaactcgctggtgactctgcaggtaggatgaatcagtgaatctcatcccacagactgagcaggtaaacggcttctccTTAGTGTGAACTCGATGGTGTCTCCGTAGGGTGGAagaatgagtgaatcccttctcacagactgagcatgtgaacggcttctccccagtgtgaactcgctgatgactctgtagggtggaagagttAGTGAacttcttctcacagactgagcagatgaatggcttctctccagtgtgaactcgctggtgtctctgtaggtgtgaTGACtcagtgaattccttcccacattctgagcaggtgaacggcttctccccagtgtgaacaagcTTGTGTCTCTGTAGcgtggaagagtgagtgaatctcttctcacagactgagcaggtgaacggcttcaccccagagtgaactcgctgatgtgtcaGTAAGCGAGAAGAtaaagagaatcccttcccacagtccgagcaggtgaacggccgctctccGGTGTGtgctcgctggtgagccattaggtcagatgactgtgtgaatcccttcccacagtctgagcaggtgaacggcctctccccagtgtgaactcgctggtgactttgTAGTGTgtatgaatcagtgaatctcatcccacagacggagcaggtgaacggcttctccccagtgtgaactcgttggtgtctCAGTAGTTCAGACGACCAAgagaaccccttcccacagtccgagcaggtgaactgcctctctctggtgtgaactcgttggtgtgc
The nucleotide sequence above comes from Hypanus sabinus isolate sHypSab1 unplaced genomic scaffold, sHypSab1.hap1 scaffold_1028, whole genome shotgun sequence. Encoded proteins:
- the LOC132386138 gene encoding zinc finger protein 229-like; translation: MAHQRVHTRERQFTCSDCGKGFSWSSELLRHQRVHTGEKPFTCSVCGMRFTDSYTLQSHQRVHTGERPFTCSDCGKGFTQSSDLMAHQRAHTGERPFTCSDCGKGFSLSSRLLTHQRVHSGVKPFTCSVCEKRFTHSSTLQRHKLVHTGEKPFTCSECGKEFTESSHLQRHQRVHTGEKPFICSVCEKKFTNSSTLQSHQRVHTGEKPFTCSVCEKGFTHSSTLRRHHRVHTKEKPFTCSVCGMRFTDSSYLQSHQRVHTREKPFTCSVCAKGFTLLSNLQCHQRVHTGEKPFTCSDCGKGFTVSASLMAHQRVHTGQRPFTCSDCGKGFTLSSKLLKHQRVHTGEKPFTCSVCEKRFSDSSALQRHQRVHTGEKPFTCSICGKGFTQPSHLQSHQRVHTREKPFTC